In the Telopea speciosissima isolate NSW1024214 ecotype Mountain lineage chromosome 2, Tspe_v1, whole genome shotgun sequence genome, one interval contains:
- the LOC122649646 gene encoding rust resistance kinase Lr10-like, translated as MSDFPAPAIWMLGAGITMTIGPLLLSCCFSKKDDEGPAHAGQVEAVTVERFLNNMAEEIPTRFSPSQLSDFTKNYSTILGSGGFGVVYRGQLPNGVPIAIKVLNGNLGKRAEQQFMAEISTIGRTYHVNLVRLYGFCFDPTKQALVYEYMENGSLDSFLFGEENRRRSMEWEKLHKIAIGTAKGIAYLHEECQHRIIHYDIKPGNVLLDSKLCPKVADFGLAKLCNRDSTHVTMTCYRGTPGYAAPELWLPFPVTHKCDVYSFGMLLFEIVGRRRNFNDESQEWLPRWTWEKYEKGELMELMQLFGIEEEEDKRKAERICLVALWCVQHSPVDRPLMSTVVKMLEGGVEIVPNPPNPFQYLVSIRVDPAISSTRSNGDSDFPSSSEPTTEKPSSTSDHTPLIKRTLEIEDLVE; from the exons ATGTCTGATTTTCCTGCACCTGCAATATGGATGCTCGGAG CTGGGATTACTATGACTATAGGACCTCTCCTCCTCAGTTGTTGCTTCAGCAAGAAAGATGATGAAGGACCAGCACATGCCGGACAAGTAGAAGCAGTCACTGTAGAGAGATTTCTCAATAATATGGCAGAGGAAATACCCACCAGATTTTCACCTTCACAGTTATCTGATTTTACTAAAAATTACTCCACAATATTGGGTTCCGGTGGATTCGGTGTAGTCTATAGAGGACAACTTCCAAATGGAGTTCCAATAGCCATTAAAGTCCTTAATGGGAATTTAGGCAAGCGAGCTGAGCAGCAGTTCATGGCAGAAATAAGCACAATTGGAAGAACATACCATGTGAATTTGGTCAGACTCTATGGATTTTGCTTCGATCCCACGAAGCAAGCACTTGTGTATGAGTACATGGAGAATGGATCCCTTGACAGTTTCTTGTTTGGGGAGGAGAACAGGAGGAGATCAATGGAGTGGGAGAAGCTACATAAGATTGCAATTGGGACAGCAAAAGGGATTGCCTACTTGCATGAGGAGTGTCAACACAGAATAATTCACTATGATATAAAGCCAGGTAATGTTCTTCTTGATTCAAAACTATGTCCTAAAGTTGCAGATTTCGGATTGGCTAAGCTTTGTAACAGGGATAGTACTCATGTAACCATGACATGTTATAGAGGGACACCAGGGTATGCTGCACCTGAGCTATGGTTGCCATTCCCAGTGACTCATAAATGTGATGTTTATAGTTTTGGTATGCTTTTATTTGAGATTGTGGGTAGGAGAAGAAACTTCAATGACGAGTCTCAGGAATGGCTTCCAAGATGGACTTGGGAAAAGTATGAGAAAGGGGAGCTAATGGAACTAATGCAACTAtttgggattgaagaagaagaagacaaaagaaaagCAGAGAGAATTTGTTTGGTAGCATTGTGGTGTGTTCAGCACTCACCTGTGGACAGACCTCTTATGAGCACTGTGGTTAAGATGTTAGAGGGAGGGGTAGAAATTGTTCCAAACCCTCCAAACCCATTTCAGTATTTGGTTTCTATTCGTGTGGATCCAGCCATTTCATCAACTAGAAGCAATGGAGACTCGGATTTTCCATCATCAAGTGAGCCAACAACAGAGAAACCTTCAAGTACATCAGATCATACCCCATTAATTAAGAGGACGTTGGAGATAGAGGACCTGGTTGAGTAG